The Chryseolinea soli genome contains a region encoding:
- a CDS encoding sugar porter family MFS transporter: MWRPFFDLQQITQRLIVNLEVAENMMDNAPKISGQEKSNVSFVLRVSCVAALGGLLFGYDTAVIAGAIGFLEKKFLLSPAMVGWVASSAIWGCAAGVLLAGRFGDVLGRKKALILTALLFGLSGIGSAVPNNLTVFIIARFSGGLAIGAVSMLAPLYISEIAPASIRGRLVTLYQLAIVLGINLIYYVNLEIEASGDLLWNIEMGWRWMLGSETIPALLFLFLMFFVPESPRWLIAKGDESAQNILQRLHGDIAGRRVFNDIVASLKNEKVSIMELFRPTLRAPLAIAVVLAFFSQVTGINAIIYYAPEILKRTGIATDSAMMQTFMIGLVNTLFTLVALWLVDRLGRRKLLLLGVSGMALCLFGTGYCFNFNITGGPWLLIFILGYIACFASSLGPIPWIIMSEIFPNRTRSMAMSVATVILWFGVIIVTQLTPILLDSIGGAWMFWIFMINSLILFTFTWLRVPETKGLTLEEIEMRWNDKQQGPGLRTNERLQI, from the coding sequence ATGTGGAGACCTTTTTTCGATTTACAACAAATCACTCAACGACTAATCGTGAATCTGGAAGTGGCCGAAAATATGATGGATAATGCGCCGAAAATATCCGGCCAGGAGAAAAGCAATGTATCCTTTGTCTTAAGAGTATCCTGCGTCGCAGCGTTGGGTGGTTTGCTTTTTGGGTATGATACCGCCGTCATCGCTGGAGCCATTGGATTTCTCGAGAAGAAATTTCTACTCTCGCCGGCCATGGTGGGTTGGGTCGCCAGTAGTGCCATATGGGGATGCGCTGCAGGTGTCTTGCTAGCGGGTCGCTTCGGTGACGTACTTGGACGAAAGAAGGCCTTGATATTGACAGCCCTGCTCTTCGGCCTTTCCGGTATCGGCTCGGCTGTTCCAAACAATCTTACCGTCTTTATTATCGCAAGATTTTCCGGAGGTCTCGCCATTGGTGCTGTTTCCATGCTTGCTCCTTTGTATATCTCTGAAATCGCGCCAGCAAGTATCAGGGGAAGGTTAGTTACTTTGTACCAGTTGGCTATTGTCTTGGGGATTAATCTCATTTACTATGTTAATCTCGAGATCGAAGCGTCGGGGGACTTATTGTGGAATATCGAGATGGGCTGGCGTTGGATGCTGGGTTCAGAAACCATACCTGCGCTCCTTTTCCTTTTTCTTATGTTTTTTGTTCCGGAAAGTCCGCGTTGGCTAATCGCGAAGGGCGATGAATCGGCCCAAAATATTCTTCAACGGCTCCATGGAGATATCGCAGGCAGGCGGGTATTCAATGACATTGTTGCCTCGCTGAAAAATGAAAAGGTGTCTATAATGGAGTTGTTCAGGCCAACGCTTCGCGCGCCGCTCGCCATTGCCGTGGTATTGGCTTTTTTCTCCCAGGTCACCGGCATCAACGCGATCATCTACTACGCGCCAGAGATTCTGAAACGCACGGGAATTGCAACGGACTCGGCCATGATGCAGACTTTTATGATTGGACTAGTCAATACCTTGTTTACACTGGTTGCCTTGTGGCTTGTGGATCGTCTCGGCAGGAGGAAACTTCTGTTGCTGGGGGTGTCGGGAATGGCGCTATGCCTTTTTGGTACTGGATACTGTTTTAACTTTAACATTACCGGCGGGCCGTGGTTGCTGATCTTTATTCTCGGATACATCGCCTGCTTTGCATCCTCTCTTGGGCCAATACCGTGGATCATCATGTCCGAGATCTTTCCCAACCGCACCAGAAGTATGGCCATGTCGGTGGCAACCGTTATCCTTTGGTTTGGGGTGATTATCGTCACACAACTTACTCCTATCCTGTTGGACAGCATCGGTGGCGCGTGGATGTTTTGGATATTCATGATCAATTCCCTGATCCTATTCACATTCACCTGGCTACGGGTTCCAGAGACAAAAGGCCTCACGCTGGAGGAAATTGAAATGCGTTGGAATGACAAACAACAAGGACCCGGTTTAAGGACTAACGAACGATTGCAGATATGA
- a CDS encoding GH92 family glycosyl hydrolase: MKSCSFFPFRVGIAFFIYTSISWAINLKPSSAQGTIWQIGKSDNNGKEFALAPRDFQKFLPSDFGWEDRFFLPGNSDPLVDWPYVMPGPKDKWGGTGPTSGVRTNELNILFGLPKKSDGGAWTLVIDLLDTHAKLPPLLKVSVNGNAQKYRLPAGGEIVPTLDSLSHAREHILEIPLESQWINEGGNEIKLTILDGGWLMFDQIRLEGPPGISLNANKSVFIRSINPADYEIVRNAKHFQPLLVDVEHLSGNPTVEVKLDDKLILSQTIERGRYQLEVPMPSVTTNTRSKYDVLVDGKLLQSGFVARSQHHLISPAMYVDTKIGTAHSRWMIAPGPWMPFSMVKIGPDNQPAGWMAGYDPSIESVGAFSHIHEWTMAGVGMMAATGPLKIKVGDDAHPGEGYRSSIDKLSEESPLGYYKVLLKDYGVKAELTATTRCSFQRFTFPGSIDSRIIVDFQTPAEYRYDIKEIAFNKIDDHTIEGHSVQLTPRAWGDDASQEYTIHFVIEFDQPFTKIGSWLNDSISTQSSVIAKDVADAGVYVEFDTRIKKTVQVRTGISFVSLENARANLHAEVIAPFGWDFNAVRESQVKAWDTLLGRIAITTNDRREKVRFYTNMYRALCSRNTFSDINGEWIDATEQKQKMQAGDVALGCDAFWNTFWNLNQFWNLVTPEWSSRWVKSQLSMYKANGWLAKGPAGMEYIPVMVAEHEIPLIVSAYQMGIRDFDATTAFDAVSKMQTTLPQKVGGGLAGNADLAAYLQYHYVPYDKGRFSNSLEYSYDDYAVAQFSKTLGRTKDYDVFKQRSENWKNVIDPETGYARLKDSNGKWMSDFDPFKSGANEHYVEGNAWQLTFFVPQDVPGLASLIGKDHFVERLNWGFEESSKLRFNAPGDQYWDYPVIQGNQQSMHFAFLFNWVNKPWLTQKWSRSILDRYYGFGVSNAYLGDEDQGQMSAWFIMATLGLFQTDGGCSINPIYEIGSPLFEKVSIDLGQKYGRGKSFTIEAHHASRDNKYVQSATLNGKPLTTCWFPSSELLKGGNLILEMGNQPNMKWGLQTPPVSH; the protein is encoded by the coding sequence ATGAAATCTTGTTCTTTTTTTCCCTTTCGGGTTGGTATCGCATTTTTCATTTATACCTCGATAAGTTGGGCTATTAATCTGAAGCCATCGTCCGCTCAGGGAACGATCTGGCAGATTGGAAAAAGTGATAACAATGGAAAAGAATTCGCTTTGGCCCCGCGGGACTTTCAAAAGTTCCTCCCAAGTGACTTTGGATGGGAAGACAGATTTTTCCTCCCCGGCAATTCCGACCCCCTGGTCGATTGGCCTTATGTCATGCCTGGCCCTAAGGACAAGTGGGGTGGAACAGGCCCAACATCCGGAGTACGAACGAATGAACTTAACATTCTGTTTGGTCTCCCTAAAAAATCCGATGGCGGCGCCTGGACACTTGTCATAGACCTATTGGATACGCATGCAAAGTTACCGCCTTTGCTAAAGGTCTCCGTCAATGGAAACGCTCAGAAGTATCGACTTCCTGCCGGTGGCGAAATCGTTCCAACACTGGATAGTTTAAGCCACGCAAGGGAACACATTCTCGAGATCCCGCTTGAATCACAATGGATCAACGAAGGCGGAAACGAAATTAAATTGACCATATTAGATGGCGGGTGGCTCATGTTTGATCAGATCCGCCTGGAAGGACCTCCTGGCATTTCACTGAATGCGAATAAGAGCGTCTTTATAAGAAGTATAAACCCGGCAGACTATGAAATCGTGAGGAATGCAAAACACTTTCAGCCGTTGTTAGTAGATGTCGAACACCTCTCAGGTAATCCAACGGTTGAAGTAAAGCTGGACGACAAATTAATTCTTTCCCAAACTATTGAAAGAGGAAGGTATCAACTGGAAGTCCCTATGCCATCCGTTACAACGAACACGAGGAGCAAGTATGATGTCCTCGTCGATGGCAAATTGTTGCAGTCTGGCTTTGTTGCGCGGTCGCAGCATCATCTTATATCGCCGGCGATGTACGTGGACACCAAAATTGGCACTGCCCATTCCCGCTGGATGATTGCGCCGGGGCCCTGGATGCCCTTTAGCATGGTGAAAATAGGCCCAGACAATCAGCCTGCTGGTTGGATGGCAGGCTATGATCCATCCATTGAAAGCGTTGGTGCTTTCAGTCACATCCATGAATGGACGATGGCTGGGGTTGGCATGATGGCAGCCACGGGGCCGTTGAAGATCAAGGTGGGTGACGACGCACATCCGGGAGAAGGCTATCGCTCCAGCATTGACAAGCTCTCGGAGGAATCGCCACTAGGATATTACAAAGTATTGCTCAAAGACTATGGGGTTAAGGCAGAACTTACGGCGACCACCCGGTGCAGTTTCCAACGGTTCACGTTTCCTGGAAGCATTGATTCACGGATCATCGTGGATTTTCAAACGCCAGCCGAGTATCGATACGACATCAAGGAGATCGCGTTTAACAAAATCGACGACCACACGATCGAAGGACACAGTGTTCAACTGACACCACGCGCTTGGGGCGACGACGCGAGCCAGGAGTACACGATTCATTTTGTTATTGAATTCGACCAACCCTTTACGAAGATTGGTTCTTGGTTGAATGATTCCATTTCAACACAGTCAAGCGTGATCGCAAAAGATGTCGCGGATGCAGGGGTATATGTTGAATTCGATACAAGAATAAAAAAAACCGTTCAGGTCAGAACCGGAATCTCATTTGTAAGCCTGGAGAATGCAAGGGCCAATCTACATGCTGAAGTCATTGCACCCTTTGGATGGGACTTCAATGCGGTTCGGGAGAGTCAGGTAAAGGCGTGGGATACTTTGCTTGGTCGTATTGCCATCACCACCAACGACCGGCGGGAAAAAGTACGATTCTACACGAACATGTATCGTGCCCTTTGCAGCAGAAATACATTTAGTGACATAAACGGTGAGTGGATCGATGCCACGGAGCAGAAACAAAAAATGCAGGCCGGAGACGTCGCCCTTGGATGCGATGCGTTTTGGAATACATTCTGGAACCTAAACCAATTTTGGAACTTGGTCACACCCGAATGGTCTTCTCGTTGGGTCAAATCACAATTATCGATGTACAAAGCAAATGGCTGGCTGGCAAAAGGACCAGCAGGCATGGAATACATTCCCGTCATGGTCGCTGAACACGAAATTCCATTAATTGTCAGTGCATACCAAATGGGTATTCGCGACTTCGATGCGACTACCGCTTTTGACGCCGTCAGCAAAATGCAAACTACCTTGCCCCAGAAGGTCGGCGGAGGCCTCGCCGGAAACGCCGACCTCGCTGCCTATCTCCAATATCATTATGTTCCATATGACAAAGGAAGATTCTCGAACTCATTAGAGTATTCATACGATGACTACGCGGTTGCACAATTTTCAAAAACACTTGGTCGAACAAAAGACTATGATGTCTTTAAACAGCGTTCTGAGAATTGGAAAAATGTAATCGATCCTGAGACAGGCTACGCACGACTCAAAGATTCCAACGGAAAGTGGATGTCCGATTTTGATCCCTTCAAGTCTGGTGCAAACGAACATTACGTCGAAGGAAACGCATGGCAACTAACATTTTTTGTTCCTCAAGATGTGCCTGGACTGGCCTCATTGATTGGCAAAGATCATTTCGTAGAGCGGCTGAATTGGGGATTCGAAGAAAGTAGCAAACTAAGATTCAATGCGCCGGGCGACCAGTATTGGGACTATCCCGTTATTCAAGGCAATCAACAATCCATGCATTTCGCTTTTTTGTTCAATTGGGTTAATAAACCATGGTTAACGCAAAAGTGGAGTCGCTCTATACTTGATCGCTACTACGGGTTTGGCGTTTCAAATGCTTACTTAGGCGATGAAGATCAAGGACAGATGAGTGCCTGGTTCATCATGGCCACCCTGGGATTGTTTCAAACAGACGGTGGATGCTCGATAAATCCCATCTATGAGATAGGAAGTCCACTGTTCGAAAAGGTATCGATTGATTTAGGACAAAAATATGGCCGTGGCAAATCATTTACGATTGAAGCACATCACGCGTCCAGAGACAACAAATATGTTCAAAGCGCGACCCTTAACGGCAAGCCTTTGACCACCTGTTGGTTCCCATCTTCAGAATTGCTCAAGGGCGGCAACCTGATCCTTGAAATGGGCAACCAACCAAACATGAAGTGGGGTTTGCAGACACCACCCGTGTCACATTAG
- a CDS encoding RagB/SusD family nutrient uptake outer membrane protein, which yields MKILTLKIAAGLTGLLLLSGCESWLDESPKSALTQSNFYQNSEHAEVAVNAIYAFTTSPFVGAGTYGETPFAMMEMATGHFLTKIGQAQYAIESGNLDVKPESPYVLSWWQSSFQGIEAANLALDHIPGISMDEMRKKQLLGEAHFFRAYYYFNLVRMFGDVPMKTTSTVAPNDGQIPKSPVADIYSNVIVPDLLAAEQAGLSNVAVGQRVSLGAVKSLLAKVYLTMAGAPLNQTDKYGLARDKAKEVIDAGWYSLFQTDGDGSYFDKVNNVTYDYTGEHIFMANFATGILNAYLPAYLTPLEADITASIEFGGLYPHQTLLDTYDANDLRGQDHGYYYENLVVGANTFNFPWAIYKHFDKNIITTSPQSGKDFPIIRYPDVLLIYAEAQNQADGSPNASAYAAINSIRSRAGLADLSGLSQAAFRESVWKERVWELSSENIVWFDMVRTLKAFDTSTGTFVDLLSYKLPTSGVTYKEKNLLFPLPAREVQASSLQQNTGY from the coding sequence ATGAAAATTCTCACATTAAAAATAGCTGCCGGTCTTACCGGATTACTCCTGCTGAGCGGATGCGAATCGTGGCTTGACGAGAGCCCTAAATCAGCATTAACACAATCCAACTTCTATCAGAATTCCGAGCACGCCGAAGTTGCCGTAAATGCAATCTACGCGTTCACCACCAGTCCCTTCGTAGGCGCCGGCACGTATGGTGAAACGCCCTTTGCCATGATGGAAATGGCCACAGGGCACTTCCTCACCAAGATTGGCCAAGCGCAATATGCCATCGAGTCGGGCAATCTGGATGTCAAACCGGAAAGTCCTTATGTATTGAGCTGGTGGCAAAGTTCATTTCAAGGAATCGAAGCTGCAAACCTTGCGTTGGATCATATTCCTGGAATTTCCATGGATGAGATGAGAAAAAAACAACTGCTCGGTGAAGCGCATTTTTTCCGAGCCTACTATTATTTCAACCTCGTCAGGATGTTTGGCGATGTGCCCATGAAGACGACCAGCACCGTGGCGCCAAACGATGGACAGATTCCCAAGTCGCCTGTCGCCGACATCTATTCGAACGTTATTGTTCCTGATCTTCTGGCAGCCGAACAAGCTGGCTTGTCGAACGTCGCCGTAGGACAACGGGTGTCACTCGGCGCTGTCAAGAGTCTTTTGGCAAAAGTCTATCTCACAATGGCCGGTGCACCCCTGAATCAAACGGATAAGTATGGTTTGGCACGCGACAAAGCGAAGGAGGTCATCGATGCAGGTTGGTACTCCCTTTTCCAAACCGATGGCGACGGATCCTATTTTGACAAAGTTAATAACGTAACCTACGATTATACGGGTGAGCACATTTTCATGGCCAATTTTGCTACCGGCATCTTGAATGCCTATTTGCCAGCCTACCTCACGCCCCTGGAAGCCGACATCACGGCATCCATTGAGTTTGGAGGCTTATATCCTCATCAAACATTGCTGGACACTTACGATGCGAATGATCTTCGCGGACAAGACCACGGATACTACTACGAGAATCTTGTGGTAGGCGCAAATACATTTAATTTTCCATGGGCCATATACAAACACTTCGACAAGAATATCATTACTACATCCCCCCAATCAGGCAAGGATTTCCCGATTATCCGATACCCGGACGTCTTATTGATCTATGCCGAAGCGCAGAACCAGGCCGATGGATCGCCAAATGCTTCGGCATACGCTGCTATCAATAGCATTCGGAGTCGTGCGGGTCTCGCCGATCTTTCCGGGCTCTCGCAAGCCGCCTTCCGGGAGTCTGTTTGGAAAGAACGCGTATGGGAATTGAGTTCTGAAAATATTGTTTGGTTTGATATGGTGCGCACCCTAAAAGCATTCGATACTTCCACGGGAACATTTGTAGACCTCTTGAGCTACAAATTGCCGACGTCCGGCGTAACGTACAAGGAAAAAAACTTGCTCTTCCCATTACCTGCCCGCGAAGTGCAAGCGTCATCGTTGCAGCAGAATACAGGATACTAA
- a CDS encoding ROK family protein produces MNEVGIAIDMGGTTIKIGIVRDGDVLDHAIVVAGSHSSLKMKLVEIGDIIDSLLSKGKYTPLGIGLAFPGIVDARANKIISKYVKYPDAQQMNLSQWAAERWQLPIVLENDARAALLGEWRYGAGKGCDDLVLVTLGTGFGTAAMMNGTLLRGRNHIAGNLGGHITINLQGSICNCGNIGCLETECSAWAIDHYVRNLEGFNQSTIKEAKEISFRNIFHASATGDAFAIKVLKHCLNVWSIGVISLVHAYDPEKVIVGGGIMKSKEVIIPHISEMIKKHSWIKDGSVDVVSAEQIDFAGILGMYHLISSLKTKLKSTHESGYNNQ; encoded by the coding sequence ATGAACGAAGTTGGGATTGCTATTGATATGGGCGGCACGACAATAAAGATAGGCATTGTCAGAGATGGCGATGTTTTGGACCATGCCATCGTCGTCGCAGGCTCGCATTCAAGTTTAAAAATGAAACTGGTTGAAATCGGAGACATCATCGATTCACTTTTATCGAAAGGTAAGTATACTCCCTTGGGGATTGGACTTGCATTTCCAGGCATCGTTGATGCAAGGGCCAATAAAATTATTTCAAAGTACGTCAAGTACCCCGATGCCCAACAAATGAACTTGTCGCAATGGGCCGCTGAACGTTGGCAACTTCCGATCGTCCTCGAAAATGACGCGCGGGCTGCCTTGTTGGGCGAGTGGAGGTATGGCGCTGGAAAGGGTTGTGATGATCTGGTCCTGGTGACGCTCGGAACCGGGTTTGGAACTGCAGCGATGATGAACGGCACATTATTAAGAGGGCGAAATCACATTGCCGGAAACCTCGGCGGACACATCACGATAAATTTACAGGGCAGTATTTGCAACTGCGGCAATATCGGCTGTCTTGAAACCGAGTGCTCGGCCTGGGCCATCGACCATTATGTTCGGAACCTTGAAGGCTTTAATCAAAGCACGATAAAAGAAGCCAAAGAAATCAGCTTTCGAAACATTTTTCACGCCAGTGCAACGGGAGATGCCTTTGCCATAAAGGTTCTGAAGCATTGTCTAAACGTATGGTCCATTGGCGTAATCTCCCTGGTTCACGCATATGACCCTGAGAAGGTAATCGTCGGCGGTGGCATCATGAAGAGCAAGGAGGTGATCATCCCGCATATCTCGGAGATGATAAAAAAACATTCATGGATAAAGGACGGATCCGTTGACGTAGTGTCCGCAGAGCAAATTGACTTTGCCGGGATCCTTGGCATGTATCATCTGATTTCCTCTTTGAAAACAAAACTCAAATCGACGCACGAGAGCGGCTACAACAATCAATAA
- a CDS encoding class I mannose-6-phosphate isomerase, translating to MNIRKTSQYELPITKNESAEGYDIYPTHAITANSIHIGYTSLVTPLIRYKAIRIDGFTGIVFDDIRSRMTKAFEAFNLVPHWVDVTEALKSPQEIEKMIEPFMGGDDPVFGKIATIELRDFFNVEALKDLATRSQGALTIFYGVGASLIEVNSPLVFFDIPKNEIQFRSRAGVVRNLGATASQDPKVMYKRFYFVDWIVINRNLKSIINAIDFFVDGQRSDEITWTSGKIWRESLKNITRSCIRARPWFEPGAWGGSWIKRNIQGLNKDVINYAWSFELITPENGILLESSGVLLETSFDSLMFVAGKEVLGTDASIFGDLFPIRFDFLDTFDGGNLSVQCHPRKKYIREHFGEAITQEETYYILDRQKESKVYLGFNEGVTPDQFGAALKRSFEMKETFDVDRYIQSFVTQKHDLFLIPPGTIHASGKDTLVLEISSTPYIYTFKLYDWLRLDLDGKPRPMNIDRGLENLAFDRSGAAVDRDLISKPKLLETTEAYDLYQLPTHPEHLYEIHRYKIKTKANIRTHDKAHVLSLVEGSSIEIMVGKKKFEYQYAETVLIPAAVQTYTVTNLGSSPVMMILASIK from the coding sequence ATGAACATAAGAAAGACTTCACAATACGAACTACCCATAACCAAGAATGAGTCAGCTGAAGGTTATGACATCTATCCCACCCACGCGATAACGGCGAATAGCATTCACATAGGATATACCTCGTTGGTCACACCGTTGATCCGCTACAAGGCAATTCGAATCGACGGCTTTACTGGAATAGTATTCGATGACATCAGGTCGCGCATGACCAAGGCATTTGAAGCCTTCAACTTAGTGCCCCATTGGGTTGATGTAACGGAAGCGCTAAAAAGTCCTCAAGAGATTGAAAAAATGATCGAACCGTTCATGGGTGGTGACGATCCTGTTTTTGGTAAGATCGCCACAATCGAGCTCCGGGATTTTTTCAATGTTGAAGCCTTGAAAGATCTCGCTACTCGCTCCCAAGGTGCGTTAACCATTTTCTACGGCGTCGGTGCGTCGTTAATTGAGGTAAACAGCCCCTTGGTCTTTTTCGACATTCCGAAGAACGAAATACAATTCAGATCGAGAGCCGGAGTTGTCCGAAATCTTGGGGCCACAGCATCACAGGATCCAAAGGTCATGTACAAACGCTTTTATTTTGTTGACTGGATCGTTATCAACCGAAATTTAAAATCCATTATTAACGCCATAGATTTTTTTGTCGATGGACAACGGTCGGATGAGATCACGTGGACGTCTGGCAAAATTTGGAGGGAATCGTTGAAGAATATCACAAGATCATGCATCCGTGCACGGCCCTGGTTCGAGCCCGGTGCCTGGGGAGGAAGCTGGATCAAAAGGAACATTCAAGGACTTAATAAAGATGTGATCAACTATGCCTGGTCATTCGAATTGATCACACCAGAAAATGGCATTCTCCTTGAAAGTTCAGGTGTACTGCTTGAAACAAGTTTTGACTCGTTAATGTTTGTCGCCGGAAAAGAAGTTCTGGGAACGGACGCTTCGATTTTTGGAGACCTATTCCCCATCCGATTCGACTTTCTGGACACCTTTGATGGCGGAAATCTTTCTGTGCAATGTCACCCGAGAAAAAAATACATACGCGAACATTTTGGCGAGGCGATAACACAGGAAGAAACCTACTACATCCTTGACCGCCAGAAGGAATCCAAAGTATATCTTGGCTTTAACGAAGGTGTAACCCCAGACCAGTTTGGCGCTGCCCTAAAACGGAGCTTTGAAATGAAAGAAACATTTGATGTCGACCGATACATCCAGTCATTTGTAACCCAGAAGCATGATCTTTTCTTGATCCCGCCCGGCACTATTCATGCGTCAGGAAAAGATACGCTTGTCCTTGAAATTAGCTCCACGCCATACATCTACACCTTTAAGTTGTACGATTGGCTTAGGCTGGACCTTGATGGCAAACCACGCCCTATGAACATTGATCGTGGTTTAGAAAATCTAGCCTTTGACCGTTCTGGAGCAGCCGTTGATCGGGACCTCATTTCCAAACCAAAACTCCTCGAGACGACGGAAGCGTACGATTTGTATCAGTTGCCAACCCACCCAGAACACCTTTATGAGATCCACCGCTATAAGATAAAAACAAAGGCAAACATCAGAACCCATGATAAGGCTCACGTACTAAGCCTTGTGGAGGGAAGCTCTATTGAAATAATGGTTGGCAAAAAGAAATTTGAATATCAATATGCAGAAACGGTTCTCATCCCCGCAGCGGTACAAACGTATACCGTTACCAACTTAGGTAGTAGTCCGGTGATGATGATACTGGCGTCGATAAAATAA
- a CDS encoding NADP-dependent oxidoreductase codes for MKTLVLSEFGSAENLKLVDLHVPEIQDHEVLIKVKAISINPVDVKTRAGHGLAARMREFMPIILGWDIAGTVTAVGNGVKGFRIGDDVFGMVNFPGHGKAYSEFVAAPADHVALKPSNISYEEAAAATLAALTAWQALVHHYAIKKGNRVFIHAAAGGVGHFAVQIAKHFGAHVIGSSSPENKDFVLNLGADEQFDYKNSKIETLAPVDFVLDCLGAENVEKSLAIIKPGGGVVSILGGATPAVVEKAKVRDVACSAFLVHSNGSDMKSLAELLAIGAIKSHVAKTYAFAEMNQAHKHVETGRTVGKVIVSVP; via the coding sequence ATGAAAACCTTAGTACTTAGCGAATTTGGTTCTGCCGAAAATTTGAAGTTGGTGGATTTACACGTGCCGGAGATTCAAGACCATGAAGTGTTGATCAAGGTAAAAGCAATAAGCATCAATCCTGTTGACGTTAAGACGCGCGCTGGGCACGGGCTTGCCGCGCGGATGAGAGAATTTATGCCGATAATTCTCGGTTGGGACATTGCCGGAACGGTGACCGCAGTTGGCAATGGCGTCAAGGGATTTCGAATAGGAGACGACGTATTCGGCATGGTGAATTTTCCCGGACACGGAAAAGCCTATTCAGAATTTGTCGCAGCTCCTGCGGATCACGTGGCTTTGAAGCCATCGAACATTTCCTACGAAGAAGCGGCTGCTGCGACGCTCGCAGCACTAACCGCATGGCAGGCGTTGGTGCATCACTATGCGATAAAAAAAGGAAACAGGGTTTTCATTCATGCGGCTGCGGGTGGCGTCGGCCATTTCGCTGTTCAGATCGCTAAGCATTTTGGCGCACATGTAATCGGATCGTCTTCACCGGAGAACAAGGATTTTGTTCTTAACCTGGGTGCGGATGAACAGTTCGATTACAAGAACAGCAAAATTGAAACCCTGGCGCCAGTTGATTTTGTGCTGGATTGCCTTGGCGCTGAAAATGTTGAAAAATCGCTCGCCATCATCAAGCCCGGAGGCGGTGTGGTGAGCATTTTGGGCGGCGCCACACCCGCAGTGGTTGAAAAGGCGAAAGTTCGCGATGTTGCGTGCAGCGCATTTCTTGTCCATTCCAATGGCAGCGACATGAAATCACTTGCAGAGCTTCTGGCCATCGGCGCAATAAAATCGCATGTCGCGAAGACATACGCGTTCGCCGAGATGAATCAAGCGCACAAACATGTTGAAACGGGAAGGACGGTGGGAAAAGTAATAGTTTCCGTTCCATAA
- a CDS encoding AraC family transcriptional regulator, translating into MKKRKAKRVLSEPFEIEFRTLDAAPKEERRQLYFELIFIISGTGVQYINQRKFNYKPNHMFLITPEDSNSFEVETTTEFFFLRFNDIYITSNAIHADNIKRLEYILQNANHEPGCILKHQPDKGLIRPIIEAIHRELQQHDLYNKDLTQHLVNTMIVVVARNIARYVPHVVAGKSDNKALDIVNYIQRNIYSPTKIRAESVSRHFNISENYLGKYFKRHTNQTLQRYIIDYRIKLIEARLQHSDLRINEIAHELGFTDESHLNKFFRKTKGINPKAYREALMIQ; encoded by the coding sequence ATGAAAAAGAGAAAAGCCAAACGCGTGCTTTCCGAGCCGTTCGAGATTGAATTCAGAACACTTGACGCCGCGCCCAAGGAAGAGCGCCGACAGCTTTACTTTGAATTGATATTTATTATTTCCGGGACGGGGGTCCAGTATATCAATCAAAGAAAATTTAACTATAAGCCGAATCACATGTTTTTGATCACGCCGGAAGATTCGAATTCCTTCGAGGTCGAGACGACAACGGAATTTTTCTTCCTCAGATTCAATGACATCTATATAACGTCCAACGCAATTCATGCGGACAATATCAAGCGGCTCGAGTACATTCTTCAAAATGCCAACCACGAACCCGGCTGCATTCTGAAGCATCAACCCGACAAAGGATTGATTCGCCCCATCATCGAGGCGATCCATCGCGAGCTTCAACAACATGACCTTTATAATAAGGACCTGACACAACATTTGGTAAACACGATGATCGTGGTCGTAGCCCGCAACATAGCCCGATACGTGCCGCACGTCGTGGCGGGGAAGTCAGACAACAAGGCGCTCGACATCGTGAATTACATTCAGCGAAATATTTACTCGCCTACGAAGATCCGCGCTGAATCCGTGAGCCGCCATTTTAATATATCGGAGAATTACCTTGGCAAATATTTCAAGCGCCATACAAACCAGACGCTGCAACGGTACATCATCGATTACCGGATCAAGCTCATTGAGGCGCGACTCCAGCACAGCGACCTCAGAATAAATGAAATAGCGCATGAATTAGGGTTTACCGACGAAAGCCATCTCAATAAATTTTTTCGCAAAACAAAAGGGATCAATCCGAAAGCGTATCGCGAAGCGTTAATGATACAGTAA